The following is a genomic window from Phaseolus vulgaris cultivar G19833 chromosome 6, P. vulgaris v2.0, whole genome shotgun sequence.
TATGTGTGTTGCTATGGTGTGATTTGATTTGTATGCGTGTGTGGTTTGGCTTCCTTATTTCAATGTTCCCTTTGATTTGAGTTGCTTGATAGAGATGCAGGTACTGGGGGAAATCCACTTTTGGGGGAACAAGCTGCTGAGGAATCTAAAGAAGCTATTGCTAGTGCTCTTCAAGGATCTGATTTAGTGTTCGTAACTGCTGGCATGGGTGGGGGAACTGGGTCTGGTGCTGCCCCAGTAGTGGCCCGAATAGCAAAAGAGGCAGGTTACTTGACTGTAGGTGTTGTTACCTATCCCTTCAGTTTTGAAGGACGTAAAAGATCATTGCAGGCAGGTGTCATTTCTTTCCTTATTTGAGAATATGATTAGGTGCTGTACCAATGCAATTCTCCTTCAAGTGTAAATTATAACTGCCCTATTAAGTGTTATAATTGATACCCATCTTAGTTATGGCTGAACTGTGATAATGTATTTTGAAAATTGATTGATCTTATTGTATTGTCCTGCTCCGATGATACTTGGAGAAGTTAAAATTCACATTTTATCCTTTCAGGCACTGGAAGCCATTGAAAAGCTGCAGAAAAATGTGGATACTCTTATAGTGATTCCAAATGACCGCCTGCTTGACATGGCTGATGAGCAGACACCTCTTCAGGATGCTTTCCGTCTAGCAGATGATGTTTTACGGCAAGGAGTGCAGGGAATATCAGACATCATAACAGTGAGTTGATTAACAATTTTATCAGACATTCTATCTTGAAGCGGTCACTGTACCATGGAAGGCATTAGTTGTTCATTCTAGAATGGTAGATTGAGAAGAGTAAGAGGGGACATTACAGGCTTGAATAATTTTCCATCTCCTTTCTCCCAACTCATTGGAGTGTTTGCCCCACTGTCATAATTGGACAATTATGTAATGCAAAGTACTTTTTGATGTCAGCTTATGAGGATGATATTCCTGTTGTGTCTTTTTACAGATACCTGGGCTTGTAAATGTGGATTTTGCTGATGTAAAAGCTGTGATGAAAGACTCTGGAACAGCAATGCTTGGTGTGGGTGTTTCCTCCAGTAAAAACCGTGCCGAAGAAGCTGCAGAGCAAGCTACTTTGGCTCCTCTAATCGGCTCTTCTATTCAGGCAGCTACCGGAGTAGTGTATAATATTACTGGAGGAAAAGACATAACTCTGCAGGAAGTAAACAGAGTATCTCAGGTACTTTATTGGCAGAAGGAACATTTCACTATCAACATAGTTTTTGATAATATGAATTGTTGTAGACATTTGTTTGGTGCTCTCAAAACTTCATAATTGTTGTAGGTGGTGACAAGTTTAGCTGACCCTTCTGCCAATATCATATTTGGTGCCGTTGTTGATGATCGCTACAATGGGGAGATTCATGTGACTATCATTGCAACTGGCTTCTCGCAGTCCTTCCAAAAGACACTATTAACAGATCCAAGGGCAGCAAAGTTGCTTGACAGAGTGCCTGAGGGCCAAGAAAGCAAGGCAGCATCCTCTCCTCTCAAGTCTTCAAACTATCCAACAGTTGGATCTAGAACATCCCCACGAAAGCTCTTCTTTTAGTAGCATAGTTCTTTCAAACTTCTTTTTTTTCGTTGTAGTTAATCTCTTTTATTATCTTGAAAGATTAGTTGAGATGTCATTCTGGTGATGGTGTCTTTCAAATGTGGAGCTTGCTTTTACGAACTTCTTTTCTTCAAAAAGTTGGCTATTTGCATGATTCGTTTGTCAGACTTAGTAACAAACAGCTTGCTTGTAGCTCACTCAAACAACATTTTTGTGAAAGGAATGAATATATTCTTGTGTATTTAGTGAACACCATAACCAACAAGAGTTTTATGGAGTGGTTAGTATGAACTTTATGGCTAACAAGGATTCAATGCTAAGAGGGTTTTTAGTGTGTTTGAATGTTACTTCTTTAAatgctaattatttttaaaaagaagttcaagtgttttataataaaatatgttgtttgaaaagaaaattccaaagaaattaaaattttctgatttttttagAGTATCTTGATATCTTGAAatttaacaaattcaaatttcatctaaaaaaataaaaatttaaaattctttttattattttctcttttatatctatgtttttatttttatatttccgTTTTGACACATAGAACATATCTATCTTACTTAGAGAGCAGTTGTTGGctatatataatttcttttaatttatgcaAGTCTAAGTTTCTTTAAATTGCAGGGTATTTTTATGGAGATGGATTATTATTAGTCATTAATTGACATTAGTTAGGGTTATTTTTAACGAAATCACACGATTAATGTCAAACAATCTTTTTGGTCGTCAAGAttattttaatcaatattttttaaaaagtatttcattgataagagttttttttattaatattggcTGACTATCtttagttgattttttttcatcaatttcaataagattgtttttacataATGCATTGTCAAATATTAATAAGAGTTATTTTCTAGTTTATACTCTTACGGGAATATTTATCAGTTAAAGTAAAACAatgtcattttttaatttatatttgtttgAGTTTCCTtaactaatataaatttattattttttaatatatgttaaTCATATTTTTTCTAAAGCATATAGTGATTATTTTTTGTGTAGTTGACcgttgagtttttttttattgacattACTAGTTTGATCTCATATTAATTTTACATTTGGTAATAATTCAAACATTCAATCaacacaaaattattaaaatttaataaatttaaattatttcatttaaaaaatatttaaaaattaaataattttaaaataaaaacaatttaaatttaatgtatttaaaatttttaaaagttgtgaattttttattcaaatatacgattaatattataatactatAATGTTCTTACATGGTCTTAGAAACCATTACCGGTGGCTTATACTTTCGATTATTGGACTGTTATGCGAGCTTGAGCCTGTTCTCGGATACTTGATGTAGATTATCACTCATCTATTGGATCTGGGTCAACTTTCAGCTTCTAGGTCTATGATCACTCTCAAGCAggtgtgtgtacctgcaaggGACTCCGATGATAAAGTCAGAATCAGTTTGCTCATTTATCATATAAAAACACTCTACTTACCTGTTAAACATATGACCTATTTATAGTGCTTGTTGTTGAACTTTAACTTGATTGAGCTTTTGCTTTTCACACCTTGTAGttactaaatatattttcaatctTTTGGGCCTATTTATTGGATTTTGATACCGTGCTTCCTTATTCTAttattcatttatattattttaacttttaatatgTTGACGGGATTTCGAACTCTCTATTTAGTCAGTACACTAGTCCCCCAGACATGAGGATTTTGTTAAAAAGACGAGATGCCGATAAGAGTTGCAAAATTTTTAAGTGTGTTTGAcattactgtttttatttttagagtatcttatatattaaatgtGTTATGTACGAAAGATTACATCGTTTCATGTGCATGATGGTTATTGTGCCTTTGATGTGAAACGTCTCTAACCCTTGGCCATAAGATGTATCAAAATCCAACAGTCCAAATGTTGTGTCGTTTCGTTTGAAAAGGGCTTTTGACTTCTATAAATAGTTGATCTTGAATGACTATGACCCACTACTTTGTCTTATTGTAGCCATGAAGTGTTTCTTCAAATTCCGAGAAAGTATTATATCTTCCTCAAACTCTGGTTTCGGTTCTAATGGAGATTCGGGGTTTTCGAGCGCGATTGGTGAAGCTGCTGGGATAGTGATTGAAGATATAATAGGAGTGTTCATTCGGCTACCTCGTCAACTACTATATCGTTTTCCATAAATAAAGTTTCCATTGGTTTAGTTTCAAGTAATGAAGCTCTAGATCTTGATGCCGAAAAACAAGCCGAAAGGGCGGAAGAAAATTGGAGTCTGAGACGAGGTTATGAATGGGTTGATTATAGAGTCTGAGAATATTTCTCCTCCTATCATTGATCTTTTTGGTGCTTCAATGCGGTTTTCAGAATCTGTCAACATCAACTTGAATGAGTAGTAATTGTTCCTACTCTGGCAGATGCAGCTATCGAGCTTTCTACTCGGTGTTTGCTAATTTCGAAAAGACTTAAAGAAGAAACTATTAATGATATTTCTACCACTGAGCATGAAAATTTGAAGAGAGAGCTTGCAGAATCTAGAAAAAGTCTTCAATCTTATCTTGATACTAATTGCTTTGACTTCTCAGATCAAAGAGATTTCAAATTTCATGTTGTGATGCCGAgaaagagtctttaaaagaaaaaattgttgCCTTGGTTGCCGAAAGACTTTCTTTGCAAGCCAAGAATGAAGAGTTGAAAGGAGGTTTGAATGATTTATCTGCTTCAAAACAAGTTGATGTCGAGAAAATAAATCAGTTGGAAAAGAATTTAAAGGAAGCCCAGAGCTTTGTAGTAACACAACACAAGTTGGGTTTCTCTAAAGCTCTCCAACAGGACgaatatttttacaagattCCTTTGAATGAAGACAACTTTGATGTCCGAAAAGATTTTCATCATGACAACCTTATTTCTATTGAAGAAATACCTTATGAAGAAGGTCAAGAAGAAGCCACCAACGCTGATGATGTTGTGTATGTTGAATGATTAGgatcattttctcttttttctttttgatgTACTTCCTGATTATTAGTTACTGgttttgtgtactttgatttGGCCTTTGCCAACCATTTTGAACTTATTAGATTTAATATAACAATTTCATCATTATTATCTTGTTCTTATCTATTTTTGGacttctctaatcatcttatggcCTTTCGATCTCTCGACCTTTCGACATTTTCAACTAATCAACTTGATTAAAACATATCATGTAACGAAACTTAATTAAGAATTTACATTTTATGAAAAGATctttatttcattaatattttacatGGTATAATTATTTCTTTGGCTAAGAACATTTAGCTTAACAAGATAAATTGCTTTCAAAACATATTCACTTGTATTTAAGGCATTTTGGCCGAGAGTTTTGTGTTCTCCCTTAAGCCGAGAGGTTTAACTTaaacaaaataagttttttttgaaGAAGAGTTTATTTACTGTGAAATTTTTCTTGATTGAGAGTTATCTTTCTATTTGGGCAAgagatttgaaaaatatatttctctCAGAGGGGATTCGTTTATGGTGGAAACTTCCTTGATTGAAAGTTTTTGGAGGATTAGATTACATAAATTTCTCTCGAGAGGGATTACTTGTAATGAAAGCTTCCTTAGCCGATAGCTTATTCACTTTAATGAGATGTATTATCGCGAGGGATTCACTTGGAGTGAAAACTTCCTTAGCCGAGAGTTATTATTGTTCTTTCTTGAAGTAAGAGAATgataacacatttttttagaAATGATTTCTTCACTAAACAATTCCATCTCAGGAGGGATTCTCTTTTGGAATGAGAAAACATCCTTGACCGAGAGACATTATATACATTGATTCATGATACTTTACATACAAttcttcaactgaaataaaacttcaaacGACTTGTATTCCATGTTCTAGGAACTGCTTTTCCATCCAATGTCTCTAATCTGTAGGCTCCATTTTGTAAATTCTCAGTTATTTGGAATGGTCATTCCCAATTTGGTGCCAACTTTCCCTAAGTTGGATCTTTTCTTGCTCCAGTCCTCATTCACCATATTAAATCTCCTTCATTTTCCAGTTCTCAGGCAGTGGAGTCTCTATGATTGCTTCAAAAAAAGGACGTCTTCTCACAAATGTTCCAAAAAATGTGCTTGATGTTTCCGGTTGCCTCCTCCATGTCACTTCAAAACTTGCTTCATTATGTGTTGTGATGAATACGTGCTCTCAGTtgaacaatttcaaatgaaattgtATTTAAAACTGTTTCTTCATTCAACTTCCACTTCATATATGCATTTTTTGCTCTCAACATACTCAACTCTTCTTCATTGTTTTTCTTTAGAGTTTCAAACTCCTCTTGTAACCTTATCAACATAGCCATTGACATGGCATTTTGGTTGTCCTCCTATCCTCTTGCTTGATCTTCTTTTCGACTTGCCCTTCTTTACTTCTTTAGTTAACGTGCTTCAGCCCCACGTGAACATCAAAATGTTTTACAGGGCCTTAGaaacaattatctttttttttctcctccTCTCCATTTCTCGACTTCTCACTGATGGCTTGGGCTTTTGGTTACTGGATCAATTAGTTTAAACTCTGTTATACGGGCTTGAGCCTATTCTCGAGTATTGGATGTGGACTATCACTCAGCTATTGGATTTAGGTCAACTCTCGGCTTCTAGGTTTATGATCACTTTCGGGCAAGTGTGTACCTGCAAGGGGGTTCGATGATAGAGTCAGAATCAATATGTTCAATTATCATATAAAAACACTCTATTTACCTATTAAAGGAATCACCTATTTATAGTGTTTCTTGTTGGATTTTAACTTAATTGGATTTTTACTTTTCGGAtacttaataaatatattttcaa
Proteins encoded in this region:
- the LOC137831276 gene encoding cell division protein FtsZ homolog 1, chloroplastic, translating into MAMLPLTNPSSVRHNALSSSSSSFALRNCVPLNPIPRTCVFASPRRPLASVRCCSFSALESAKIKVVGVGGGGNNAVNRMIGCGLHDVEFYAINTDAQALLKSAAENPIKIGELLTRGLGTGGNPLLGEQAAEESKEAIASALQGSDLVFVTAGMGGGTGSGAAPVVARIAKEAGYLTVGVVTYPFSFEGRKRSLQALEAIEKLQKNVDTLIVIPNDRLLDMADEQTPLQDAFRLADDVLRQGVQGISDIITIPGLVNVDFADVKAVMKDSGTAMLGVGVSSSKNRAEEAAEQATLAPLIGSSIQAATGVVYNITGGKDITLQEVNRVSQVVTSLADPSANIIFGAVVDDRYNGEIHVTIIATGFSQSFQKTLLTDPRAAKLLDRVPEGQESKAASSPLKSSNYPTVGSRTSPRKLFF